A genomic segment from Aspergillus puulaauensis MK2 DNA, chromosome 1, nearly complete sequence encodes:
- a CDS encoding HD domain-containing protein (COG:S;~EggNog:ENOG410PY4I;~InterPro:IPR006675,IPR006674,IPR003607;~PFAM:PF01966) — protein sequence MSLPPPSERAEYLIKSLEDHGQGDYIGESINQLEHCLQAAHQAQKSGARSELILAALLHDIGQIIPLAATKEARMTLKDSSAENVGRIGHESIGAEFLRSLGFGENVCRLVGSHVDAKRYLTAVSGDYMDTLSSASKKSLQFQGGPFRGEELERFRNDPLRDEMVALRLWDDAAKVPDIKETTPRAREYLSLVVDHLEKQEGVEV from the exons ATGTCGTTACCTCCCCCCTCTGAGAGAGCAGAATACCTGATCAAGTCGCTGGAGGATCACGGTCAAGGCGACTACATCGGCGAATCAATCAACCAACTAGAGCACTGCCTTCAAGCAGCACACCAGGCGCAGAAGTCAG GGGCACGATCCGAACTTATCCTGGCCGCTCTCCTGCATGACATCGGACAGATAATCCCACTGGCCGCAACGAAGGAGGCCCGCATGACATTAAAGGACAGCAGCGCCGAGAATGTGGGACGAATTGGTCATGAATCAATTGGCGCCGAATTTCTGAGATCGCTCGGGTTTGGCGAGAATGTTTGTCGGCTGGTCGGGAGTCATGTTGACGCGAAGCG ATACCTTACAGCGGTGAGCGGCGACTACATGGACACACTCTCGTCAGCATCGAAAAAGTCATTACAGTTCCAGGGTGGTCCGTTTAGAGGAGAGGAACTCGAGCGGTTCAGAAATGACCCATTAAGGGACGAGATGGTGGCGTTGAGACTCTGGGATGATGCCGCAAAGGTGCCTGATATCAAGGAAACGACACCAAGAGCTAGGGAGTATTTGAGCCTGGTAGTAGACCATCTGGAGAAGCAAGAAGGCGTGGAGGTGTAG
- a CDS encoding formate/nitrite transporter family protein (COG:P;~EggNog:ENOG410PFVR;~InterPro:IPR023271,IPR000292;~PFAM:PF01226;~TransMembrane:6 (i30-52o72-102i114-135o164-184i191-211o231-259i);~go_component: GO:0016020 - membrane [Evidence IEA];~go_function: GO:0022857 - transmembrane transporter activity [Evidence IEA];~go_process: GO:0055085 - transmembrane transport [Evidence IEA]) produces MDEPFNPTKETISLLIRSGAAKSRLPWPDLIIKAFLAGAFLSLGAMFDLVIAGGATKMREENPGLVTLLSSFTFPTGFVILTVVNTELFTANLFVVVFSTLLRKARIVDLAKNLVTSYIFNLAGALFVAGFLCWWSDTLSTDAEKQFAVTQAEGRVNVQWSVNFLRGVGCNWLVGLAMFLSIAAHDQVSKIYAIWIPIWTFVALGYQHSIANFFLVPIGMFYGVNFGVGKYIYQCIIPVTLGNIVGAVILDAIVFWYIYGRSELLEEEKKHEMPSLHNSTPSPTTQV; encoded by the coding sequence ATGGATGAGCCCTTCAACCCGACAAAGGAGACCATCTCGCTACTCATTCGTTCAGGCGCCGCAAAGTCCCGACTTCCATGGCCCGATTTGATCATAAAGGCCTTTCTTGCAGGCGCATTTCTGTCTCTCGGGGCGATGTTTGACCTCGTCATTGCTGGCGGCGCTACCAAGATGCGAGAGGAGAACCCTGGGCTGGTTACGCTGCTGTCCAGCTTCACCTTTCCAACTgggttcgtcatcctcaCTGTCGTCAACACTGAGCTGTTCACCGCGAAcctgtttgttgttgtcttcTCGACGCTGCTGCGCAAGGCCCGCATTGTCGACCTGGCGAAGAACCTGGTCACCTCCTacatcttcaacctcgccggTGCCCTGTTTGTCGCCGGCTTTCTCTGCTGGTGGTCTGACACGCTGTCCACAGATGCAGAGAAGCAGTTTGCAGTCACCCAGGCTGAAGGGCGTGTCAATGTGCAGTGGTCGGTGAACTTCCTCCGCGGCGTGGGCTGCAACTGGCTTGTCGGTCTGGCCATGTTCCTCTCGATCGCTGCCCATGATCAGGTCTCGAAGATTTACGCTATATGGATCCCGATCTGGACGTTTGTTGCACTGGGCTATCAGCACTCCATCGCAAATTTCTTCCTCGTGCCCATCGGCATGTTCTACGGGGTCAACTTCGGGGTCGGCAAATACATCTACCAATGTATCATCCCAGTTACTTTGGGAAACATCGTCGGCGCAGTCATCCTGGATGCCATTGTTTTTTGGTACATCTACGGGCGCAGTGAgttgctggaggaggaaaagaagcacgAAATGCCTTCGCTCCATAATTCCACGCCATCGCCTACAACCCAGGTGTAG
- a CDS encoding uncharacterized protein (COG:Q;~EggNog:ENOG410PW05;~InterPro:IPR001128,IPR002397,IPR017972,IPR036396;~TransMembrane:1 (o246-266i);~go_function: GO:0005506 - iron ion binding [Evidence IEA];~go_function: GO:0016705 - oxidoreductase activity, acting on paired donors, with incorporation or reduction of molecular oxygen [Evidence IEA];~go_function: GO:0020037 - heme binding [Evidence IEA];~go_process: GO:0055114 - oxidation-reduction process [Evidence IEA]) encodes MEAPVTRPRLPEAAADGWDINSSALVTSNEPENIFREYDYLRTNCPVAHVDRHGGYWVLTRYNDIKEVASDNDQFISYICAVVPADPRGIRRPPLKFDGENHKPYRTAIDRTLKPARLRRLEPMIQAHCERELQTLLDRGHGDIYEEFGSNFTSWIEREWLNLDEADGELLVDGFGSFVYAWRTGDWPTVKKWSDAWYSIANRVVAARKANPQDPDMDPASSLLLEKDSHGNPLEEEHIIGCIRQIVIIAMVAPTIVITAITKHLAEDKELQNRLRNDRSLLPAAIEEFIRLHVPYRGFSRTAVAEAEISGTKVPPGEPITVVYSAANRDPAQFPEPDKFILGRENITTHLGFGRGVHRCAGTWLARMIVRIFLETMLDKCADWDVAGEVVYAKLPEIGPTSCPIKFVV; translated from the exons ATGGAAGCACCAGTTACACGGCCTCGACTTCCTGAAGCTGCCGCagatggctgggatatcaacagcagcGCCCTCGTCACGAGCAACGAGCCCGAGAATATCTTCCGCGAGTACGACTATTTACGTACCAACTGTCCTGTTGCCCATGTTGACCGGCATGGCGGGTACTGGGTTTTGACAAG ATACAATGACATCAAGGAAGTCGCGTCTGACAACGACCAGTTCATCTCGTACATCTGTGCCGTAGTTCCTGCTGACCCTCGTGGTATCAGACGCCCGCCACTCAAGTTTGACGGGGAGAATCACAAGCCATATCGGACTGCAATTGATCGAACCCTCAAGCCAGCACGGCTGAGGCGTCTTGAGCCGATGATCCAGGCTCACTGTGAGAGAGAGCTgcaaaccctcctcgaccgggGCCACGGGGATATCTATGAAGAGTTCGGGTCCAATTTCACAAGCTGGATTGAGAGAGAGTGGCTGAACCTTGACGAGGCTGATGGTGAGCTTCTCGTTGATGGATTCGGCTCGTTTGTGTACGCCTGGCGAACAGGGGACTGGCCCACGGTGAAGAAGTGGAGTGATGCATGGTATAGCATTGCGAATCGAGTGGTCGCAGCAAGAAAGGCGAACCCCCAGGATCCGGACATGGATCCGGCTTCAAGTCTACTGCTGGAAAAGGATAGTCACGGCAACCcattggaggaagagcataTCAT TGGATGTATCCGGCAGATTGTTATTATTGCCATGGTAGCCCCTACCATCGtcatcacagccatcaccaaGCACCTTGCTGAGGACAAAGAGCTACAGAACAGACTCCGCAATGACCGCTCTCTGCTTCCTGCTGCTATTGAGGAGTTCATCCGCTTGCACGTCCCCTACCGTGGCTTCTCGCGGACTGCTGTGGCGGAAGCGGAGATCTCCGGCACCAAAGTGCCCCCTGGGGAGCCCATTACAGTAGTGTACTCGGCTGCAAATAGAGACCCGGCACAGTTCCCCGAGCCAGACAAGTTTATTCTTGGTCGCGAGAATATCACCACGCACCTGGGCTTTGGGAGGGGGGTCCATCGGTGTGCTGGGACGTGGCTGGCGAGGATGATCGTCAGGATTTTCCTCGAGACGATGCTGGATAAATGTGCTGATTGGGACGTAGCAGGCGAGGTTGTGTACGCAAAGCTGCCTGAAATTGGGCCGACCAGCTGTCCGATCAAGTTTGTTGTGTAA
- a CDS encoding uncharacterized protein (COG:G;~EggNog:ENOG410PKCQ;~InterPro:IPR011701,IPR036259;~PFAM:PF07690;~TransMembrane:8 (i119-137o149-171i183-203o264-286i298-317o329-347i354-375o414-439i);~go_function: GO:0022857 - transmembrane transporter activity [Evidence IEA];~go_process: GO:0055085 - transmembrane transport [Evidence IEA]), with the protein MKTEHATHIENIKKVGNAGPALTTTGRQGYSAHSEEESRFDKRINLKMDLTVLQGIDKSNIGNAATSETFVLALCGNICPLHAPFCRHRPHRGPQSLDPFDAPCLGGCHNRADLYGLRLLLGACEAGFLPTTFYYIGTVYPAYMAGLRMGLISTSFTLSGAFSALIAYGILQVRSSAWKDWQLLFIIEGTITMFVGAIAFLILPHKLSTAWLFTPDERRHAARRMELDTAGIDRATGANSEEMDHRISWKNIKTAFKDWRKLLIILWTTCATVPAYGFAIFLPLIVKGMGYEGVRANLMSVPPFMAGAVALTTFVYISDRFHERSLTAAAAMLFSIIGYIALVACGTGKNNIRYGFLFVIMIGAGSVNPLTAAWINDNTPDKATRNILMGIYGWNNVSGVIAGQIYSSQYGPSYYTSVCITLGIVAFGMLGLVPSRVLYMWENRRRRRIVATWTEEDFELEQTDMTRKGHEKRFFIFGY; encoded by the exons ATGAAGACAGAACACGCGACACATATCGAGAACATTAAGAAAGTCGGCAATGCCGGCCCTGCTCTAACAACGACAGGACGACAAGGGTACTCCGCCCATTCGGAGGAGGAATCTAGGTTTGACAAGCGAATCAACCTAAAAATGGACCTCACCGTG CTCCAAGGAATCGACAAATCCAATATTGGGAACGCGGCAACCTCTGAGACCTTCGT TCTCGCTCTTTGCGGCAACATATGTCCCCTTCATGCCCCTTTCTGTCGCCATAGGCCGCATCGTGGGCCCCAGTCGCTGGATCCCTTTGATGCTCCTTGCCTGGGGGGCTGTCACAACCGCGCAGACCTCTACGGACTCCGCTTGCTCCTGGGCGCCTGCGAGGCTGGCTTCCTCCCCACGACCTTCTACTACATTGGCACGGTTTACCCAGCTTACATGGCCGGCCTCCGTATGGGTTTAATTTCCACCAGCTTTACCCTGTCTGGCGCGTTCTCCGCCCTCATCGCGTACGGCATTCTGCAGGTCCGGTCGTCCGCATGGAAGGACTGGCAGCTGCTCTTTATTATCGAGGGCACTATTACCATGTTCGTTGGTGCAATCGCCTTTCTCATCCTGCCTCATAAGCTCAGCACCGCGTGGCTCTTCACGCCCGATGAACGTCGCCACGCGGCTCGTCGCATGGAATTGGACACGGCGGGCATCGACAGAGCTACCGGTGCGAATTCAGAGGAGATGGACCACAGGATCTCCTGGAAGAACATCAAGACCGCCTTCAAGGACTGGCGCAAGCTTTTGATTATCCTCTGGACGACATGTGCAACGGTCCCGGCCTATGGGTTCGCCATATTTCTGCCACTCATTGTAAAAGGCATGGGCTACGAGGGCGTTCGTGCGAATCTCATGTCAGTCCCCCCATTTATGGCTGGTGCTGTAGCGCTCACTACCTTCGTATACATCTCCGACCGCTTCCACGAGCGTTCCTTGACGGCAGCGGCTGCCatgctcttctccatcatcgGGTACATTGCATTGGTTGCCTGTGGGACCGGCAAGAATAACATCCGGTACGGGTTCCTGTTTGTGATAATGATTGGAGCCGGATCGGTGAATCCCTTGACGGCAGCCTGGATTAACGACAACACTCCGGACAAGGCGACACGGAACATCCTCATGGGGATATACGGTTGGAATAATGTGTCGGGTGTCATTGCAGGCCAGATCTACTCATCCCAGTATGGGCCCAGCTACTACACCAGCGTTTGCATCACACTAGGCATTGTGGCCTTTGGCatgctggggctggtgcCCTCGCGAGTGTTGTATATGTGGGAGAATCGGCGCCGGAGGAGAATCGTTGCCACCTGGACTGAGGAGGATTTCGAACTGGAGCAAACCGACATGACCAGGAAGGGCCATGAAAAGAGGTTTTTCATATTTGGTTATTAA
- a CDS encoding uncharacterized protein (COG:S;~EggNog:ENOG410PTI7;~TransMembrane:6 (i34-58o91-116i137-155o167-190i238-262o268-292i)) — translation MDEDAPDRHVQPALPRRSTSEKLMQKSPKAKHHLWIILGPPAILIFDLVVPCIIYYSWYDIHVSRWRDDCKAHGATPDQCPLTKPEFDKDILGYAIISFGFGELYILVARVCRLVLHPKECAPLLSKSRWELDATSWVYGVSMICALIPFVVSSTREIPVLYLYSPAFLIGFLGVLMLITLIPFPIPIGIDSERRGLPLRPFVFYAAEDMIAVDCLQDCEFRVRFNIRYERSIAFQKMFVHLTLWWFFGVCVYIGCLSAIIWTVQFHIAFGLSLGVLFGFLILWALVSCFWVRHSVRRQAKHERSTSGDTNV, via the coding sequence atggatgaagatgccccCGATCGTCATGTCCAACCGGCACTTCCGCGGCGCTCAACGTCCGAAAAGCTCATGCAGAAAAGTCCCAAGGCTAAGCACCATCTATGGATAATTCTGGGACCCCCTGCTATCTTGATCTTTGATCTGGTGGTGCCGTGCATAATTTACTATTCCTGGTATGACATCCATGTGTCTCGGTGGAGGGACGACTGTAAAGCGCATGGAGCCACCCCAGATCAATGCCCACTCACGAAGCCCGAGTTCGACAAAGACATCCTGGGCTATGCAATCATCAGCTTCGGCTTTGGCGAGCTTTATATTCTGGTAGCGCGGGTATGTCGTCTTGTTTTACATCCGAAGGAATGTGCTCCTCTATTGTCCAAGTCGCGCTGGGAGCTCGACGCAACTTCGTGGGTCTACGGGGTGTCGATGATCTGTGCTTTGATTCCTTTTGTTGTGAGTAGCACCAGGGAGATCCCTGTATTGTATCTCTACTCTCCTGCCTTTCTCATTGGGTTCCTTGGTGTTTTGATGCTCATCACCCTGATCCCCTTCCCTATACCGATTGGCATCGATTCCGAGCGGAGGGGACTGCCACTACGCCCGTTCGTCTTCTACGCTGCAGAAGACATGATCGCCGTTGATTGCCTGCAGGACTGTGAATTCCGCGTCAGGTTTAACATTCGGTACGAAAGATCCATCGCTTTCCAGAAAATGTTTGTGCATTTGACTCTTTGGTGGTTCTTTGGTGTTTGTGTTTATATCGGCTGTCTGTCGGCCATAATATGGACAGTACAGTTTCACATTGCATTTGGGCTATCGCTCGGCGTTCTCTTTGGATTTCTTATTCTCTGGGCCCTGGTATCATGTTTCTGGGTGCGGCATTCCGTACGGCGACAGGCAAAGCACGAAAGATCTACTTCCGGCGACACTAAtgtataa